The following coding sequences lie in one Anguilla rostrata isolate EN2019 chromosome 8, ASM1855537v3, whole genome shotgun sequence genomic window:
- the LOC135261527 gene encoding sodium channel subunit beta-1-like: MSMSAVRRLLIPILLCALQVSLCNAACAEVDSDTEAVVGAGFKVGCISCKMRGEVEGSASIDWFFRAKGEQDFLHIYNFEDKTPTILDDRFEDRLDWNGSKNTDDIQDASVYILNVTFNDSGTYRCLFNRVLTYPYYEYSTKASKLIHLTVVAKATRGTASIVSEVMMYVSIIGLQLWLLVEMIYCYRKISAAGEEALRESAAEYLAIASESKDNCAGVQVAE, translated from the exons ATGAGCATGTCTGCAGTGCGGCGGCTGCTGATTCCGATCCTGTTGTGCGCGCTGCAAG TATCCCTGTGCAATGCAGCCTGTGCGGAGGTGGACTCAGACACGGAGGCCGTGGTGGGGGCGGGCTTCAAGGTGGGCTGCATCTCCTGTAAGATGAGGGGGGAGGTGGAAGGCAGCGCCTCTATTGACTGGTTCTTCCGGGCCAAAGGGGAGCAGGACTTTCTTCAC ATATACAACTTTGAAGACAAGACTCCCACCATTTTGGACGACCGTTTTGAGGACCGATTGGACTGGAACGGCAGCAAAAACACGGATGACATTCAGGATGCCTCCGTTTACATCCTCAACGTCACCTTCAATGACTCGGGCACATACCGTTGTCTGTTTAACCGCGTCCTCACCTACCCCTACTATGAGTACTCCACCAAAGCCAGCAAGCTGATCCACCTCACTGTGGTGGCCAAAG CCACGAGGGGGACGGCGTCCATCGTGTCGGAGGTGATGATGTACGTCTCCATCATCGGGCTCCAGCTGTGGCTGCTGGTGGAGATGATATACTGTTACAGGAAGATCTCGGCGGCCGGAGAAGAGGCTCTGAGAGAAAGCGC GGCGGAGTATTTAGCGATAGCCTCAGAGAGTAAAGACAACTGTGCGGGGGTGCAGGTGGCGGAATAA